One window of the Granulicella arctica genome contains the following:
- a CDS encoding Ppx/GppA phosphatase family protein: MPTFAAIDIGSNSCRLKIASLQMHRLKTLHEDREVTRLGESVFQTGVISPEAMASTIGALKRFHKAAQLHVVDKVRVVATSAMRDARNAAAFREWVKSATGWNVEVISGLEEGRLIHLGVVTHEVGARGKCMLIDLGGGSCEVTISDGGLVKQMVSLPLGAVRLQQEFLQNDPPTKEDIARLKQYIERELRRGERRLGVQHRIGLVIATSGTAAALAEASAALPAKGGALKKTATKRATRKVGTLAAPTVDIRRLADRLVKMDNAHRAAVPGIGPRRSEIIIGGAQVYASLLERMGLQGFRYSSLGLRDGMLAQMLGEVDLRASVHKKIEDERWAAVLEVCRRYGIDQKKAEPVRQHVVELFDALARVHELPAEYRLWLECAAMMQDAGKFMNHQGHHRHTQYIIANSEIFGFSPEQRLLVSAVARFMGKSRPEAADRVMRTIPVEEHQNVTRAVVLLRLAQALNQDRASAVVKMRTLVYPKRVVLQLVPGRGGAELEAWSLKKEAAYFLAVFRREVLVEVA; this comes from the coding sequence ATGCCCACCTTTGCCGCGATCGATATCGGCTCGAACTCCTGCCGACTGAAGATTGCCTCGTTGCAGATGCACCGCTTGAAGACGCTGCATGAAGACCGTGAGGTGACACGGCTGGGGGAGAGCGTCTTCCAGACAGGCGTGATTTCGCCTGAGGCCATGGCTTCCACGATCGGGGCGCTGAAGCGATTCCACAAAGCGGCGCAGCTCCATGTAGTTGACAAGGTGCGGGTTGTCGCGACGAGCGCGATGCGGGATGCGCGCAATGCGGCGGCATTCCGGGAGTGGGTGAAGTCGGCTACAGGCTGGAACGTCGAAGTGATCTCGGGGCTGGAAGAGGGTCGGCTGATCCACCTGGGTGTGGTGACGCATGAGGTGGGGGCGCGCGGGAAGTGCATGTTGATCGATCTCGGCGGCGGAAGCTGCGAGGTGACGATATCGGACGGTGGGCTGGTGAAGCAGATGGTGAGTCTGCCGCTGGGAGCGGTGCGGCTGCAGCAGGAGTTTCTGCAGAACGATCCGCCTACAAAGGAAGACATCGCCCGGTTGAAGCAATATATCGAGCGGGAGCTGCGGCGTGGCGAGAGGCGACTTGGCGTTCAGCACCGGATTGGGCTGGTAATCGCGACATCGGGAACGGCGGCGGCACTGGCGGAGGCGAGTGCAGCTCTTCCGGCGAAGGGTGGTGCGCTGAAGAAGACGGCGACCAAGAGGGCTACGCGGAAGGTAGGTACGCTGGCGGCGCCGACGGTTGATATTCGGAGGCTGGCGGACCGGCTGGTAAAGATGGACAACGCGCATCGGGCGGCTGTGCCAGGAATCGGGCCGCGACGCTCAGAGATCATTATTGGCGGCGCGCAGGTGTATGCGAGCCTGCTGGAGCGGATGGGCCTGCAGGGATTTCGCTACTCTTCGCTGGGACTGCGCGACGGGATGCTGGCGCAGATGCTGGGAGAGGTCGATCTGCGGGCCTCGGTCCACAAGAAGATTGAGGACGAGCGGTGGGCTGCGGTGCTCGAGGTGTGCCGACGGTATGGGATCGACCAGAAGAAGGCGGAGCCGGTGCGGCAGCATGTCGTCGAACTGTTCGACGCACTGGCCCGGGTGCATGAGCTGCCGGCGGAGTATCGGCTTTGGCTGGAGTGCGCGGCGATGATGCAGGATGCCGGTAAGTTCATGAATCATCAGGGGCATCATCGCCACACGCAGTACATCATTGCCAACTCGGAGATCTTTGGTTTTTCGCCGGAGCAGCGGCTGCTGGTGAGTGCGGTGGCGCGGTTTATGGGGAAGAGTCGGCCTGAGGCAGCGGATCGCGTGATGCGGACGATCCCCGTAGAGGAGCACCAGAATGTAACTCGGGCAGTGGTGCTGCTGCGACTGGCACAGGCGTTAAATCAGGATCGGGCCAGCGCCGTGGTGAAGATGCGGACGCTGGTGTATCCGAAGCGCGTGGTGCTGCAACTGGTGCCGGGACGTGGCGGGGCGGAGTTAGAAGCGTGGTCGCTGAAGAAGGAGGCGGCTTACTTCTTGGCTGTCTTCCGGCGAGAGGTTTTGGTCGAAGTGGCGTAA
- a CDS encoding ArnT family glycosyltransferase: MLLQHPIVQTAASSLRTDPSNPDSSKFHAGAPRQSTALAILAGLWLILFFAALFAPPLLDDADATHANAARHIALTGDWVTLHVNSIRYLEKAPLPYWLVAISFRIFGFNTFAAHLPQGIGVLLLAILGYAWANKAFGARTAFYTGIAVLTAAGVFLFTRIFIPEVLLSLLLCISLYCLLEALSRSNTRSAYAMWAALALAVLTKGLVALVFFFGAGAIYLVLSGDYRKWRALRPFTGLLLFLAITAPWHILAGLRNTGGMNGHGFFWFYFINEHVLRFLGKRIPMDYNKLPGYLFWSLHLVWLFPWALFLPSLCDQSIKAFIAHRRASTPIFENWPVWTAYGVAILGILLRNLFHAPYLLVVAAAGLVILLIELRRRQRLEPGTALLHIETYAQRTTLLLAVYSGLILVFFSLSTNQEYYTFPAYLPLLMLLMHAVVRSETTFSIDKASRRWITVAHAAFTILGIAIFVALAYGLWTSRKEAFVPDIGDLLAHRGVGDYTLSMSHLFDLTGPSFAALRLPATLAAIAFAFGPAIAWLLRQQRRHLAATTTIALTSGLFLIAAHIALVRFEPMLSSQDLAEKIQELEDDRVISRDNEVLLYGDQAYGSSIPFYLGEDVELVEGRSTSMLFGSTFPDAPHIFLTDADLLAGWGTGERKILFVPLEKRDDVDKLLGSRQVLLEETSGKALVTDRPLDRQPPVDSVHIRSVFPALHLPR; this comes from the coding sequence ATGCTTCTTCAACACCCCATAGTCCAGACGGCAGCTTCCAGCCTTCGGACCGATCCATCCAACCCCGACTCCTCGAAGTTTCATGCAGGTGCCCCGCGACAATCCACCGCACTGGCCATCCTTGCCGGGTTGTGGCTGATTCTCTTCTTCGCCGCCCTCTTCGCCCCGCCGCTGCTCGACGATGCCGACGCCACCCACGCCAACGCCGCACGTCACATAGCCCTTACCGGCGACTGGGTCACGCTACACGTAAACAGTATCCGCTATCTCGAAAAAGCGCCGCTCCCCTACTGGCTCGTAGCGATCAGCTTCCGCATCTTCGGCTTCAACACCTTTGCCGCCCACCTCCCACAGGGCATCGGCGTCCTGCTCCTTGCCATACTCGGCTACGCCTGGGCTAACAAGGCCTTCGGAGCCAGAACCGCCTTCTACACCGGTATCGCAGTCCTCACTGCGGCAGGCGTCTTCCTCTTCACCCGGATCTTCATCCCCGAAGTCCTGCTCTCACTCCTCCTCTGTATCTCCCTCTACTGCCTCCTCGAAGCACTCAGCCGATCCAACACCAGATCTGCGTACGCCATGTGGGCTGCCCTAGCCCTCGCCGTCCTGACCAAGGGCCTTGTAGCCCTCGTCTTCTTCTTCGGAGCAGGCGCCATCTATCTCGTCCTCAGCGGCGACTACCGCAAGTGGCGCGCCCTCCGTCCCTTCACCGGCCTCCTGCTCTTCCTCGCCATCACCGCCCCCTGGCACATCCTCGCCGGTCTCCGCAACACCGGCGGCATGAACGGCCACGGCTTCTTCTGGTTCTACTTCATCAACGAACACGTCCTGCGTTTCCTCGGTAAGCGCATCCCGATGGACTACAACAAGCTCCCCGGCTATCTCTTCTGGAGCCTCCACCTCGTATGGCTCTTCCCCTGGGCGCTCTTCCTACCCTCCCTCTGCGACCAGTCGATCAAAGCCTTCATAGCCCACCGCCGCGCCAGCACCCCCATCTTCGAGAACTGGCCAGTCTGGACGGCCTACGGTGTAGCCATCCTCGGCATACTCCTCCGCAACCTCTTCCATGCTCCCTATCTCCTCGTCGTAGCCGCCGCCGGCCTCGTCATTCTTCTCATCGAACTCCGCCGTCGCCAGCGTCTCGAACCGGGCACCGCTCTACTCCACATCGAGACCTACGCCCAACGAACCACTCTCCTGCTCGCCGTCTATTCGGGCCTGATCCTCGTCTTCTTCTCCCTGTCGACCAATCAGGAGTACTACACCTTTCCTGCCTACCTCCCGCTCCTGATGCTCCTCATGCACGCCGTCGTCCGCTCGGAGACTACCTTCTCCATCGACAAGGCCTCCCGTCGTTGGATCACCGTAGCCCACGCAGCCTTCACCATCCTCGGCATCGCTATCTTCGTCGCACTCGCCTACGGCCTCTGGACGTCGCGTAAGGAAGCCTTCGTCCCCGACATCGGCGATCTGCTAGCCCATCGCGGCGTAGGCGACTACACCCTCTCGATGTCCCACCTCTTCGACCTCACCGGCCCGTCCTTCGCGGCTCTAAGACTCCCCGCTACCCTGGCCGCCATAGCCTTCGCCTTCGGACCAGCCATCGCCTGGCTCCTACGCCAGCAGCGTCGCCATCTCGCCGCGACCACCACCATCGCTCTCACCAGCGGTCTCTTCCTCATCGCCGCTCACATCGCCCTCGTCCGCTTTGAGCCCATGCTCTCCTCGCAGGATCTAGCCGAGAAGATTCAGGAGCTCGAAGACGACCGCGTCATCTCACGCGACAACGAAGTCCTGCTCTACGGCGACCAGGCCTACGGCTCCTCCATCCCCTTCTACCTCGGCGAAGACGTCGAACTGGTCGAAGGCCGCTCCACCTCCATGCTCTTCGGCTCGACCTTCCCCGACGCCCCGCACATCTTTCTCACCGACGCCGACCTTCTCGCCGGGTGGGGCACAGGCGAGCGCAAGATCCTCTTCGTCCCACTGGAAAAGCGCGACGACGTCGACAAGTTGCTCGGCTCCCGCCAGGTACTGCTCGAGGAGACCTCTGGCAAAGCGCTCGTCACCGATCGCCCACTCGATCGGCAGCCGCCTGTTGATTCCGTCCACATCCGTTCCGTTTTTCCAGCCCTGCATCTACCCCGTTGA
- a CDS encoding ArnT family glycosyltransferase, with protein sequence MSPARQNDQVLLSEGSTHVRSNSWSLRSIAIITSAWLLLQFGGLFSPGLLDDVDSIYIEIAREMLHRHDYVTPFVNGIRFFDKPPLMYWMAAGSMHLFGEHDWAARLPLALSVLMLFYAVYALGKRLFSERGGLYSALAVATAIGPYLYTRFYIPDILIALWMTLGVHLFLIALDRIRTRVSALLPCLAFAAVLALNLLTKGLIGLVFPIGFVLLYLVVTSQLRLLARLHLLASTAVFLVIAAPWHILAALRNPAIPLPAGIGLPATGGWAWFYLYNEHFARFLGKRIPHDYGNTPVWLFWLYLAIWMIPWTTFLPGALSEHIRNLGHRYPVTLRQREAALSLTLWAGLVVAFFSFSSRQEYYSLPAIPALALMAGGLLARAEASPSEISNRARSSALRWSLWLLVPLTTLIAAICGYFAVTAPRPAPGTDIATLLAGNPDLYNLSLGHIFDLTGAAMGLFRAPLSGVALSMVAIGLGSYLLRRSGRPYAANLTLAAAMVLTLTCVHEGLARFYPALGSKDLAIAIDHVRQPGDLIVLDGEYTSGSTLPFYTRQQVHLLNGRVNTLWYGSFWPDAPKVFEDEASLHALWASPQRIFLLTYNTTTRTNDLTPYGAVHSLAASGGKTILTNR encoded by the coding sequence TTGTCACCTGCACGACAGAACGATCAAGTCCTGCTCTCAGAAGGCAGCACCCACGTACGCTCCAACTCTTGGAGCCTGCGTTCGATCGCGATCATTACCTCGGCTTGGCTCCTCCTGCAGTTTGGCGGACTCTTCTCGCCCGGCCTCCTCGACGACGTCGACTCCATCTACATCGAGATCGCCCGCGAGATGCTCCACCGCCACGACTACGTCACCCCTTTCGTGAACGGCATCCGTTTCTTCGATAAGCCACCCCTTATGTACTGGATGGCCGCCGGTTCGATGCACCTCTTCGGCGAGCACGACTGGGCCGCCCGCCTGCCCCTCGCCCTCTCCGTCCTGATGCTCTTCTACGCGGTCTACGCCCTCGGCAAACGCCTCTTTAGCGAGCGCGGCGGCCTCTACTCCGCACTCGCCGTCGCCACCGCCATCGGCCCCTATCTCTACACCCGCTTCTATATCCCCGACATCCTCATCGCCCTCTGGATGACCCTCGGCGTCCATCTCTTCCTCATAGCGCTCGACCGCATCCGCACTCGGGTTTCTGCGCTCCTCCCCTGCCTCGCCTTCGCCGCCGTCCTCGCCCTCAATCTCCTCACAAAAGGCCTCATCGGCCTGGTCTTCCCCATCGGCTTCGTCCTCCTCTATCTCGTCGTCACGAGCCAACTCCGTCTCCTCGCCCGCCTCCACCTGCTCGCCAGCACCGCGGTCTTTCTCGTGATCGCCGCCCCATGGCACATCCTCGCCGCCCTCAGAAATCCAGCCATTCCTCTGCCTGCCGGAATCGGCCTTCCGGCAACCGGTGGGTGGGCCTGGTTCTATCTCTACAACGAGCACTTCGCCCGCTTCCTCGGCAAGCGCATCCCGCACGACTACGGCAACACCCCCGTCTGGCTCTTCTGGCTCTACCTGGCCATCTGGATGATCCCGTGGACCACCTTCCTCCCCGGAGCCCTCAGCGAGCACATCCGCAATCTCGGCCATCGCTACCCGGTCACCCTCCGCCAGCGCGAAGCCGCCCTGAGCCTCACCCTCTGGGCTGGCCTCGTCGTCGCCTTCTTCAGCTTCTCGAGCCGCCAGGAGTACTACTCCTTACCCGCCATCCCCGCACTGGCCCTGATGGCCGGAGGCCTCCTCGCCCGCGCCGAAGCCAGCCCCTCCGAGATCTCCAACCGCGCCCGCAGCAGCGCCCTCCGCTGGAGTCTCTGGCTCCTCGTCCCCCTCACCACACTCATCGCCGCAATCTGCGGATACTTCGCCGTCACCGCTCCCCGCCCCGCTCCCGGCACCGATATCGCGACCCTGCTCGCCGGCAACCCCGACCTTTACAATCTCTCCCTCGGCCACATCTTCGATCTCACCGGCGCAGCCATGGGCCTCTTCCGCGCCCCACTCTCCGGCGTCGCCCTTAGCATGGTCGCCATCGGCCTCGGCAGCTATCTCCTTCGCCGCTCCGGCCGTCCCTACGCCGCAAACCTGACGCTCGCCGCAGCCATGGTCCTCACGCTCACCTGTGTCCACGAGGGTCTCGCCCGCTTCTACCCCGCCCTCGGCTCAAAAGATCTGGCCATCGCGATCGACCACGTCCGCCAGCCCGGCGACCTCATCGTCCTCGACGGCGAGTACACCTCCGGCTCCACCCTGCCCTTTTACACCCGGCAGCAGGTCCACCTGCTCAACGGCCGTGTCAACACGCTCTGGTATGGGAGCTTCTGGCCTGACGCCCCGAAAGTCTTCGAAGATGAGGCGTCGCTCCACGCACTCTGGGCCAGCCCGCAACGCATCTTTCTCTTGACCTATAACACCACCACCCGCACCAACGACCTGACCCCCTACGGCGCAGTCCACAGCCTCGCAGCCAGCGGCGGCAAGACCATCCTCACCAATCGCTAG
- a CDS encoding glycosyltransferase, which produces MHLLLRIVLSLGLFGTVTSSIYCLMVIAAAVRFGLRKRRDERAEATFLPPLSVLKPLHGTEPGMERNLETFFEQDYPEFELLFCARQESDEGLQLARRVGARYPHVDAHYMTCGEPMPKFHNAKVYSLEKLDSAAKHELYITSDADVRVKPDYLRRMVQNLKDPHIGLASCVYLGTTTGGLAPQLDAVGKSVEMTSGVLVADMLEGTKFALGATMAVRKKSFYDVGGFGELGQFYADDFVLGNRLSKQGTGVLLATHVIRLMVQDSPFWLSFRNQLRWMQSTRRSRPWGHFGSGLTFAMPFGLLGLAWGLASGHALLGLAWIGLAMVNRWLQAGTILRVMGDDGWLYGALIYPLRDLLGSALWLGSYGGDHFYYRGKIYRLKGGGQVEAME; this is translated from the coding sequence ATGCATCTGCTGCTTCGCATTGTGTTGTCTCTCGGACTGTTTGGAACGGTTACCTCGAGCATTTACTGTCTGATGGTGATTGCGGCCGCAGTCCGGTTCGGTCTCCGAAAACGGCGTGACGAGCGCGCCGAAGCGACCTTTCTGCCTCCGCTGAGTGTGTTGAAGCCGCTGCACGGGACGGAACCTGGGATGGAGAGAAATCTCGAGACGTTCTTTGAGCAGGACTATCCGGAGTTTGAACTGCTCTTTTGTGCACGGCAGGAGAGCGACGAGGGGCTGCAACTGGCGCGGCGGGTGGGTGCGCGCTATCCACATGTGGACGCTCACTACATGACCTGTGGCGAACCGATGCCGAAGTTCCACAATGCGAAGGTGTACTCGCTGGAGAAGCTGGATTCGGCGGCGAAACATGAGTTGTATATCACCAGCGATGCAGACGTTCGGGTGAAGCCGGACTATCTGCGACGCATGGTGCAGAATCTGAAAGACCCGCATATCGGGCTGGCTTCGTGCGTGTATCTGGGGACGACTACGGGTGGGCTTGCTCCGCAGCTGGATGCAGTCGGTAAGAGCGTCGAGATGACCTCGGGTGTGTTGGTCGCGGACATGCTGGAGGGAACGAAGTTTGCGCTGGGCGCGACGATGGCGGTGCGGAAGAAGTCGTTCTACGACGTCGGCGGATTTGGCGAGCTTGGGCAGTTTTATGCAGACGATTTCGTGCTCGGGAACCGGTTGTCGAAGCAGGGAACAGGTGTGCTGCTGGCGACCCATGTGATCCGGTTGATGGTGCAGGATTCGCCGTTCTGGCTGTCGTTTCGCAACCAGTTGCGCTGGATGCAGAGCACGCGGCGGTCGAGACCCTGGGGACATTTTGGGAGTGGACTTACGTTTGCCATGCCGTTTGGACTGCTCGGGCTGGCTTGGGGGCTGGCGAGTGGACATGCGCTGCTGGGGCTTGCCTGGATTGGGCTGGCCATGGTGAATCGGTGGCTGCAGGCGGGTACGATTCTGCGGGTTATGGGCGATGATGGGTGGCTCTACGGCGCGCTGATCTATCCATTGCGTGATTTGCTAGGGAGCGCGTTGTGGCTGGGTAGTTATGGTGGGGATCACTTCTACTATCGCGGGAAGATCTATCGTCTGAAGGGCGGCGGGCAGGTCGAGGCGATGGAGTAG
- a CDS encoding MerR family transcriptional regulator produces the protein MATKRKSRGAYMISAVAEMYEIHPQTLRLYEREGLLRPSRSDGNTRLYTDEDLERLEFILNLARDLGVNIAGIAIVLQMRERMEEMNRQMQGFVDYVRTEMLSRMQQQDPPAGLVPMRRPMIVPVKIAVKAAKKKV, from the coding sequence ATGGCGACGAAGCGGAAAAGTCGGGGAGCGTACATGATCTCGGCGGTGGCGGAGATGTACGAGATTCATCCGCAGACGCTGCGCCTCTATGAGCGGGAGGGGCTGCTGCGGCCTTCGCGGAGCGACGGCAACACACGGCTGTATACGGACGAGGATCTGGAGCGGTTGGAGTTCATCCTGAACCTGGCGCGGGACCTGGGCGTAAATATCGCGGGAATCGCGATTGTGCTGCAGATGCGCGAGCGAATGGAAGAGATGAATCGACAGATGCAGGGGTTTGTCGACTATGTGCGGACGGAGATGTTGTCGCGCATGCAGCAGCAGGATCCGCCTGCTGGACTGGTGCCGATGCGCCGTCCAATGATCGTTCCAGTAAAGATTGCGGTGAAGGCGGCGAAGAAGAAGGTGTAG
- a CDS encoding BrnT family toxin, whose amino-acid sequence MREQRSHLHLLQGMYFEWDRKKAIANKQKHGVAFEEAATVFKDEDAKVYSDPDHSDD is encoded by the coding sequence ATGCGGGAACAGCGAAGCCACCTCCATCTGCTGCAGGGAATGTACTTCGAGTGGGACCGCAAGAAGGCTATCGCGAACAAACAGAAGCATGGCGTGGCCTTTGAAGAGGCTGCAACTGTTTTCAAGGACGAGGATGCTAAAGTTTATAGCGATCCAGACCATTCTGATGATTAG